The sequence TCCGGAAGTGCGAGTGCACCGCCGCCACCACCAGGTCCAGGTCGGCCAGCACCTCGTCGGGGTAGTCCAGCCGGCCGTCGGGGAGGATCTCGCACTCGGTGCCCATGAGGATGGCGATCCCCACCCGGTCCTCCAGGCGGCGGACGCGCCGGGCGTGCTCCCGCAGCTCCTCCACCGTCACCCCGCCGGCGAACTTCAGGGACTGGGAGTGGTCGGTGATGGCGATGTACTCGTACCCGCGCGCCTTGGCCGTCTTGGCCATGGTCTCCGCCGAGTCGGAGCCGTCGCTCCAGGTGGTGTGCATCTGCAGGTCGCCGCGGATGTCCCCGAGCTCCACCAGCCGGGGCAACCGCCCCTGCTCGGCCAGCTCGATCTCTCCCTGGTCCTCGCGCACCTCCGGCGGGATCCAGGGCAGCCCCACGGCGGCGTAGACCTCCTCCTCGGTGCGCCCGGCCACCAGGCGCTCGTCCTTCACCCGGAAGACGCCGTACTCGTTGAGCTTCAGCCCGCGGCGCACGGCGCGCTCGCGCAGCTTCACGTTGTGCTCCTTGCTGCCGGTGAAGTACTGCAGGGCGGCGCCGAAAGCCCGCGGCTGGACCACCCGCAGGTCGGCCTGGATCCCCTCCCGCAGCAGCACGCTCGACTTCGTCGTCCCCCGGGCCAGCACCCGCTCCACCTGGGGCAGCGTCGTGAAGACCTCCATCACCCGGGCGGGGTGGCGGCTCGTCACCAGCAGGTCGATGTCCCCGATGGTCTCCCGGTAGCGGCGGATGGAGCCGGCCAGGCTGAGCTGCTGCACCTCGGGCAGCGCCCGCAGCGCCTCCTCGATGGCCTTGGCGTGCGGCAGCACCGTGCCCAGCGGGTGGCGGGCGGCGCTGCGCCGCAGGAGCTCCAGGCCCTTCAGGATGTTCGCCTCGGTCTTCGCCCCCATGCGCGGCAGCGTGCGCACCCGTCCCTCCCGGCAGGCCCGCTCCAGCTCGTCCAGGGTCCGGATGCCCAGCCGCTCGTAGAGCAGCAGGGCGGTCTTGGGCCCCACCTCCGGCACGCGCATCAGCTCGGTGATGCCGGCGGGGAGCTTGGCCCGCAGCTCCTCGTAGGCGGCGATGCGGCCGGTCTGCAGGTACTCCTGGATCTTCTGCGCGATGGACTCGCCCACGCCCGGGATCTTCTCCCCGCGCGCCAGCGCCTCGGCCACGTCCTCGGCCAGGGACTCCAGGGCGCGGGCCGCGCGGCGGTAGGCGGCCACGCGGAAGATGGACTCCTGCTGGATCTCCAGCATGTCCGCCATCTCGCTGAAGATCCGGGCCAGCTCGAGGTTGCGCACGGCTAGAGGCGGCGGTCGGGGCCGACGGGCGGGATGGCCGGGATGGCCTGGTGGATGGCGCGCATGAGCTGGCGCTGGGCCTGCAGCAGCGGCGCGCCCAGCCGGGAGGCGCGGATGTCGCGGGTGAAGGCCTCGCCCCTGGGCGTGGCGGCCAGCAGGCCCACCACGACGAGAGCCACGGCCGCGCCGCGCACCAGGCCCAGCAGCGCTCCGGCGAGCTGCCCCTCCACCCGCGGGCGCCGGGCCGTGCCCACCACGGCGTTGGCCACTAGGCTGAGGATGGTGTACAGGCCGAGCAGCACGATCCCAAACGCGATGGTGCGCGCCCACGCCGCCTCCAGCGGCAGGGAAGCCACGCCCTCGGCGTAGAGCGGCAGCAGCGCGGCGGCCCCGATGAACGCGAGCACGGCGATCAGGGCGCCGAGCAGCGCCGACGGCCAACCGCGCAGGACCCCCTGGATGACTCCCAGCAGCAGGAAGGCCACAGTCAGCCAGTCGATCCAGGTCATGGCGACACCCCTGGTGTCCGACGTCGGGTGCGACGGTCTCCTCCGCCTCCACTCTAGTCCACGCCGCGCGGGGCAGCGACAGGCGCGGGTCAGGTGCGCGGCCGGGCGCCGAACTGGCCGGCCAGCGCCTCGGCGACGGCGCGTACCGCCGCTTCCGCCTCCTCGGCGGTCAGGGTGCGGTCGGGCGCGCGGAAGCGCAGCCGGAAGGCCAGGCTGCGGTGGCCCGGCGGCACCGGCGGCCCGGTGTAGACGTCGAAGAGCTCCGCCCGCTCCAGGTAGGGCCCGGCGGCCCGGCGGATCACCTCGGCGAGGACGGCGTGCGGGACGCCCTCCTCCACCACCACCGCCAGGTCGCGCTCCACCGCCGGCAGGCGCGGGGGCGCCAGGTAGACCGGCCGCTCGCGCACGTGAGGGAGGAGGGCGTCCAGGTCCACCTCGGCGGCGTAGACCGGCCCGTGCAGGTCCCAGGCCGCCGCCACCGCCGGGTGGAGCTCGCCCAGCACACCCACCGGCTGCGGCCCGTCCGGGGTCTGCAGCACGAGCCGGGCGGTGCGGCCGGGGTGGAGCCAGGCGGCCTGCGAGGGCTCCACGCGCGCCGCCAGGCCCAGCTCTTCGGCCACCGCCTCCAGCACCCCCTTCAGGTCGAAGAAGGTGACGCCCGCCTGCTGGGGCGGCTCGTTCCACCCCTGGCGCAGCGGTCCCGCCATCACCACGCCGAGCGCGCGCCGCTCCTCGATGCCCCCGTCGTCCGATCCGCCGGCCCCACCCGCGCCGCTGGCGGCGTTGCGGTCCCGGAGGCGGAAGACCCGCCCGATCTCGAAGAGGTGGATCGCCTCCACCCCGCGGGAGCGGTTCACGCGCACCGCCTCCAGCAGTCCCGGGACGACCATCGTGCGCAAGTGGGTGAGGTCGGCCATGAGGGGGTTGAGGAGGGGCACGGCGGCGCGGGCCGGGTCGTCGGGGGGCAGGTGGAGCCGGTCGAAGACCTCCGGCGAGATCAGCGAGAGCGTCAGCGCCTCGCTGAGGCCGGCCCGGATGAGCAGGTCGCGCACCCGCGCCTCCCGCCGCACCTCCGGCGGGTAGCTGCCGGGTCGGGTCGGACCCACCGGCAGCGTCTCGGGGATGCGGTCGTAGCCGTGGTGGCGCGCCACCTCCTCGATGAGGTCTTCCTCGCGCTCCAGGTCGATGCGCCCCGGCGGCGGGGTGACCCGCAGGACGTCCCCCCGGACCTCCAGCGTGCATCCCAGCCGGCGGAAGATCGCCACCACCCCCTCGCGCGGCGGCGCGATGCCGAGCAGGCGGGGGATGCGGGCCAGCCGCAGCACGATGGGCACGACCCGGGGCGGGCGCGGGTAGACGTCGAGGACGGCGCGCACCTCCCCACCCGCCACCTCACAGAGCAACGCGGCGGCCCGCCGCGCCGCGTCCAGCACGAGGCGCGGGTCGACCCGCCGTTCGAAGCGGGCGGAGGACTCGGTGCGCAGCCCCAGCGCGCGCGCCGTGCGCCGGATGGCGGGGGCGTGCCAGCTGGCGGCCTCGAGCAGCACGGCGCGGGTGTCGGGCGTGATCTCGGTCTCCAGCCCGCCCATGATCCCGGCCAGCCCCACGGCGCGCTCGGCGTCCGCCACCACGACCGCCCCCGCCGGCAGCGTCCGCTCCACGCCGTCCAGCGTGACCAGGCGCTCCCCCGGCCGGGCCAGGCGGACGACGATGCGGGGGCCGGCCAGCCGGTCCAGGTCGAAGGCGTGCATGGGCTGGCCCTGCTCCAGCATCACGTAGTTGGTCACGTCCACGACGGTGTTGATGGCGCGCACTCCCGCCGCCTCCAGGCGCCGCACCATCCACGGCGGCGAGGGCCGCACGCGCACGCCGGTGATGACGTGCGCGGTGAAGCGCGGGCAGCGGTCCGGCACCTCCACCGTGACGTCCACCTCGGCGCCCCCCTCGGCCAGGGGGAGGTCGGGGACGGCCGGCAGCGTGGGCTCCACGCGCAGCGCCGCCGCCACCTCGCGGGCGATCCCCACGAGCCCCAGCAGGTCGGGGCGGTTGCTGGCCACCTCCAGCACCAGCACCGGCTCGCCGTCATGGGTCTCCACCGGCGCGTGCCCGAAGCCGAGCAGCGCCAGCCGGTCCATCAGCGCCTCCGGGGGGTCGGTCAGCGGCACGAGCTCGCGCAGCCAGGTGTAGGGGACGCGCATGGCGGCAGAACCTCAGAACTGCCCCAGCAGGCGCAGGTCGTTCTCCCAGAAGAGGCGCAGGTCGGGAATGCCGAAGCGCACCAGCACGGTGCGGTCGGCGAAGCCGCCGAAGGCGAAGGCCGTGTAGCGCTCCGGGTCGATCCCCGCCATCTCCAGCACGCGCGGGTGGAACATCCCGCACCCGCCCAGTTCCAGCCACCCGTCCCCGTACGCCACCGCCACTTCCGCGCTGGGTTCGGTGAAGGGGAAATAGGAGGGCTGGAAGCGCACGCGGGCCTGCGGCCCGAAGAGCTCGCGGCAGAAGGCCACCAGCACCCCCTTGAGGTCGGCGAAGGTCACCCCCTCGTCCACCATGAAGCCGTCGATCTGGTGGAAGACCGGCATGTGGGTGGCGTCCACGGGGTCGCGCCGGTAGCACCGCCCCAGCGTGACGACGCGCATGGGCGGCCGGCGCTGCGGCATCACGCGCGCGTCCACCGCCGTGCACTGGGTGCGCAGCAGCAGGCGGTCGGTGAGGTAGAAGGAGTCCTGCTCGTCGCGGGCCGGGTGGTCGGCGGGGATGTTCAGGCGCTCGAAGTTGAACGCCTCGCTCTCCACCTCGGGGCCCTCCACGACGTCGAAGCCCATGCGCACGAAGATGTCGCGCGCCTCCTCCAGGGCGGCCCGCAGGATGTGGGGACGGCCGAGCCGCGGGCGCCGCCCCGGCAGCGTGACGTCCAGGCGCTCCGCCGCCAGCCGGCGCGCCAGCGCCTCCTGCCCCAGCGCCGCCGCCCGGGCGGTCAGCGCCGCCTCCAGCGCCGCCCGCGCGGTGTTGAGCGCCTCCCCGGCGGCCCGGCGCTCCGCCTCCGGGAGGGCCGGCAGCCGACGGAAGCATTCGGCCAGCTGCCCGCGCCGCCCCAGGTAGGCCCGGCGCACCGCCTCCAGCGCCTCCGGGTCGGACGCGGCGGCGATCTCGCGCTCGGCGCGCGCGCGCAGCGCCGCGATGGTCTCCATCAGGTCACGGACCTCACGCACGCAACGACCCCCCAGAAACAACGATCGCGCTTCCGTCCAGGGACGAAAGCGCGCGCTTCCGCGGTACCACCCGCTTCCCGCCGGCGCACCGGCCGGCGGACACCTCGTTGCTCCGGTCACGGTGGAGCCCCGGCGGGACTACCCACGGCGCCGGGTACGCGGCACCGCTTCACCCCGCGGCTTGGGAGGGAACTTCCGGCCGGGACCGCCGCGGAGGCTTCCACCCGGCCCGGCCACAGCCCGGGCTGCGGCGGGCGCGACCTCCGCTCTCTCCGCCCCGGGCCCGGACAGACGCCTGTCCGCGCGCCCGGCGGCTCCCCGGCGGCCGTCAGGGACCCGGCCGTACTCTCTCCCGCATCGCCTGGCTGGTGCAGCCTCGCCGAATCAGTTCAGCGAGAGCTCGGCCACGAGCCCGCGCAGCAGGCGCCGGTAGGCCAGGTAGGCCCAGATCGACCCGGTGGACTCGAAGATGCGCCAGAACACCTCAGACGACCAGGTCATCCGCGCGCCGTGCACCTCGATGGTGGCGCTAGTATACACCGGGCCCCCGGCACTGACAACGCGCGCCCGCCCGCAGGACGCAGTGCGCGCGCCTCGGCGCGCCCGCTCGTAGGAGGCGTCCTGCGCGCCCGGCCCGGCGCGCCCGCCCTCACCGGCCCGGCGGGTCGCGGCCCGGTCCAGGGGCGCGGGCCGGTCCAGGGGCGCGGGCCGCCGCCTCGTAGAGGACGAGGGCCGCCGCCACCGCCGCGTTCAGCGACTCCGCCCGGCCGTAGATCGGCACGCGCACCACCTGCGCCGCCTGCGCCCGCCACAGCGGATCCACCCCCGCCCCCTCGTTCCCCACCACCAGGGCGAGCGGCCGGCGGTAGTCGGCCTCGCGGAACGCCACCGCGCCCTCGGGGTCGAGGACCACCACGCGCACGCCGCGGCGGCGCAGCGCCTCCACCAGCGCCGGACCGTCGGCCTGGAGCACCGGCAGGTGGAAGAGGGACCCCATGGTCCCGCGCACGACCTTGGGGTGGTAGGGGTCGGCGCCGCCCCGCAGCAGCGCCACGGCGTGGGCACCGGCCGCGTCGGCCACGCGGATGAGGGTCCCGGTGTTGCCGGGATCCTGGAGGCGGTCCGCCACCACCAGCAGGAGGTCGGGGCGGTCGAGGACGTCGGGGGGCGGCGGCGGAGGCAGGCGCACCACCGCCAGGATCCCCTGCGGGGTCTCCACGCCGCTGGCCGCCGCCAGCACGTGCGGCGCCACCAGGGTCACGGGGATGCCGCGAGCGGTGGCGGCGTCCGCCACCGCCCGGGCGCGCGCTCCGGCGTCCTCGGCCAGGAGCACGCGCTCGACGCGCGCGGCGGCCAGGGCCTCCTCCACCAGCCGCACCCCGTCCACCAGGAACTGCCCGGCGGCGGCGCGCCCGCGCCGCTCGTGCAGGCGGCGCAGCGCGCGGACGAGCGGGTGGCGGGTGGAGGTGATCACCCGGACGGGGTCGCCACCACGGCGCCCGGGCCGGTCACAGCGCCCGCTCCATCCGGCTCAGGCTCGTGTTCTCGCCGACCACGACGAGCACGTCCCCCTGCAGCAGGCGCTGGTCGGGGGCCGGGGCGATGAGCATCTGCTGGTCGCGGCGGACGAGCAGCACGTTCACCCCGAACCGCCCCGGCAGGTTGAGCTCCCCGAGGGTGCGCCCGGCCAGACGCTCGGTGACCTGGACCTCCTCCACGCGCAGGTTGGGGGCCAGGGCGAAGTAGTCGATGACGTTGGGCGAGGCCAGCTGGCGGGCCACCCGCACGCCCATGTCCCGCTCGGGGAAGATCACCACGTCCGCGCCCACCTTCTCCAGCACCCGGCCCTGCGTCTCGCTCCCGGCCTTGGCGATGACCCGCCGACACCCCAGCTCCTTCAGCAGGAGCGTGGTGAGGATCGACTCCTGGATGTTGGCGCCGATGGCCACCACGACGGCGTCGAAGTTCGTCACCCCCACCGCCCGCAGCGCCTCGGCGTCGGTGGAGTCGGCCTGCACCACGTGGGTGACGTGGTCCTGCACGGCGCGCAGGCGCTCCTCGTCCTTGTCGATGGCCAGCACGTTGTGCCCCAGGTCGTAGAGCGTGCGGGCGACGCTGCTGCCGAACCGTCCGATGCCGATCACGGCGAAGTCGCCCATCCTCTCCTCCCTCCCCTCGGCCCCGCCTCAGCCGACGTAGACGGGCTCCTCCGGGTAGCGGAAGGGCAGCCGCCGCTGGCGGCGCGTCAGCCCGAAGGCCAGCGTTAGCAGCCCCACCCGGCCGGTGTAGACGGTCAGGATGATGATGCCCTTGCCGGCGGCGGTCAGCTGCGGGGTCAGGCCGGTGGAGAGCCCCACCGTGCCGAAGCCGGAGACCACCTCGAAGAGCGCCGGCAGGAAGTCCACCCGCTGCACCAGGCTCAGCAGGATGGACATGGAGACGACGAAGGCCACGCTCAGCAGCGCGATGGTCACCGCCTTGTAGACGATCACCGGCGGCAGCCGGCGGCGGAAGAGCACCGGGTCGGGGT is a genomic window of Armatimonadota bacterium containing:
- a CDS encoding RNA methyltransferase, with the translated sequence MITSTRHPLVRALRRLHERRGRAAAGQFLVDGVRLVEEALAAARVERVLLAEDAGARARAVADAATARGIPVTLVAPHVLAAASGVETPQGILAVVRLPPPPPPDVLDRPDLLLVVADRLQDPGNTGTLIRVADAAGAHAVALLRGGADPYHPKVVRGTMGSLFHLPVLQADGPALVEALRRRGVRVVVLDPEGAVAFREADYRRPLALVVGNEGAGVDPLWRAQAAQVVRVPIYGRAESLNAAVAAALVLYEAAARAPGPARAPGPGRDPPGR
- the pheT gene encoding phenylalanine--tRNA ligase subunit beta, producing MRVPYTWLRELVPLTDPPEALMDRLALLGFGHAPVETHDGEPVLVLEVASNRPDLLGLVGIAREVAAALRVEPTLPAVPDLPLAEGGAEVDVTVEVPDRCPRFTAHVITGVRVRPSPPWMVRRLEAAGVRAINTVVDVTNYVMLEQGQPMHAFDLDRLAGPRIVVRLARPGERLVTLDGVERTLPAGAVVVADAERAVGLAGIMGGLETEITPDTRAVLLEAASWHAPAIRRTARALGLRTESSARFERRVDPRLVLDAARRAAALLCEVAGGEVRAVLDVYPRPPRVVPIVLRLARIPRLLGIAPPREGVVAIFRRLGCTLEVRGDVLRVTPPPGRIDLEREEDLIEEVARHHGYDRIPETLPVGPTRPGSYPPEVRREARVRDLLIRAGLSEALTLSLISPEVFDRLHLPPDDPARAAVPLLNPLMADLTHLRTMVVPGLLEAVRVNRSRGVEAIHLFEIGRVFRLRDRNAASGAGGAGGSDDGGIEERRALGVVMAGPLRQGWNEPPQQAGVTFFDLKGVLEAVAEELGLAARVEPSQAAWLHPGRTARLVLQTPDGPQPVGVLGELHPAVAAAWDLHGPVYAAEVDLDALLPHVRERPVYLAPPRLPAVERDLAVVVEEGVPHAVLAEVIRRAAGPYLERAELFDVYTGPPVPPGHRSLAFRLRFRAPDRTLTAEEAEAAVRAVAEALAGQFGARPRT
- a CDS encoding TrkA family potassium uptake protein encodes the protein MGDFAVIGIGRFGSSVARTLYDLGHNVLAIDKDEERLRAVQDHVTHVVQADSTDAEALRAVGVTNFDAVVVAIGANIQESILTTLLLKELGCRRVIAKAGSETQGRVLEKVGADVVIFPERDMGVRVARQLASPNVIDYFALAPNLRVEEVQVTERLAGRTLGELNLPGRFGVNVLLVRRDQQMLIAPAPDQRLLQGDVLVVVGENTSLSRMERAL
- a CDS encoding CvpA family protein produces the protein MTWIDWLTVAFLLLGVIQGVLRGWPSALLGALIAVLAFIGAAALLPLYAEGVASLPLEAAWARTIAFGIVLLGLYTILSLVANAVVGTARRPRVEGQLAGALLGLVRGAAVALVVVGLLAATPRGEAFTRDIRASRLGAPLLQAQRQLMRAIHQAIPAIPPVGPDRRL
- the polX gene encoding DNA polymerase/3'-5' exonuclease PolX; the protein is MRNLELARIFSEMADMLEIQQESIFRVAAYRRAARALESLAEDVAEALARGEKIPGVGESIAQKIQEYLQTGRIAAYEELRAKLPAGITELMRVPEVGPKTALLLYERLGIRTLDELERACREGRVRTLPRMGAKTEANILKGLELLRRSAARHPLGTVLPHAKAIEEALRALPEVQQLSLAGSIRRYRETIGDIDLLVTSRHPARVMEVFTTLPQVERVLARGTTKSSVLLREGIQADLRVVQPRAFGAALQYFTGSKEHNVKLRERAVRRGLKLNEYGVFRVKDERLVAGRTEEEVYAAVGLPWIPPEVREDQGEIELAEQGRLPRLVELGDIRGDLQMHTTWSDGSDSAETMAKTAKARGYEYIAITDHSQSLKFAGGVTVEELREHARRVRRLEDRVGIAILMGTECEILPDGRLDYPDEVLADLDLVVAAVHSHFRMSEEEMTRRIIRAMESPHVDIIGHPTGRLLGQRESYQANVERLVEAARRTRTVLEINAAPERLDLRDSHARLAAEAGVRLAINTDAHTRHQLRYMEFGVGTARRGWVEPRHVINTLPLGELRAFLHER
- the pheS gene encoding phenylalanine--tRNA ligase subunit alpha yields the protein MREVRDLMETIAALRARAEREIAAASDPEALEAVRRAYLGRRGQLAECFRRLPALPEAERRAAGEALNTARAALEAALTARAAALGQEALARRLAAERLDVTLPGRRPRLGRPHILRAALEEARDIFVRMGFDVVEGPEVESEAFNFERLNIPADHPARDEQDSFYLTDRLLLRTQCTAVDARVMPQRRPPMRVVTLGRCYRRDPVDATHMPVFHQIDGFMVDEGVTFADLKGVLVAFCRELFGPQARVRFQPSYFPFTEPSAEVAVAYGDGWLELGGCGMFHPRVLEMAGIDPERYTAFAFGGFADRTVLVRFGIPDLRLFWENDLRLLGQF